The Oceanicaulis alexandrii DSM 11625 genomic interval TTGGCCCATCTGATGCACGGCTTGTGATCAGGGACGTCAAGGCGTCCCAGATTGCGACGGAGCCTTGTGATGACCGACCCTGTTTTGATCGACTGGAATGAAGACAAGCGGAAGGATTTCCGTGCTGGCGTCGTCACTGCACGCCATCGGCTTCATATGGATCCGGCCTTCAGCGAGCTGGCGCTGGCCGCGCTTCTGAACCGTCATCCCAAAGACCTGACAGATATTTGCACCATGGGCGATGACCCGACCGACCGCGAAAGCTGGCGAGCGGGAGAGGGCGGCGATCTGAAAGGCCGTGAGCTGATTGACGCCGTCCGCGCTGGCAAGCTGTGGATCAATCTGCGCCAGGCCATGGATACGGACGCGATCTACAAGCCCATTTTCGAGGCGCTGATCGCTCAGCTCAAGCGTCTCAATCCGGGATTCAACCCGCTGCGCGCCTATGGCGGCATTCTGATTTCCAGCCCGCGCGCCCAGGTGTTTTACCATTCCGACGTCTCCGAGACCCTGCTGCTGCACGTGAAGGGTAAGAAGCGCTTCCGGATTTATCCGCCGCGCGCCCCGTTCGTGGATGAGCAGTCCATGGAGGCGATCCTTCACAAGACCCAGACCGAGGACGTGCCGTTTGATCCGTCCTGGGACGCGCAGGCCGCCCAGATCGACCTTGATCCGGGCGCATTCGTGTCCTGGCCGCTGCATTCGCCGCACCGGGTGGAGAACCTTGAAGGGCTGAACGTGTCGATCACCGTCGAGATGGTGACGCCGCAATCCACGCTTCAAAACGGCGTCTATCACGCCAATGGCGTCATGCGTCAGGCCGGCTGGACCCCGCGTACAGCCTCGACCCGCGGCGTGCAGGCTTACGCCAAGCTGGGGCTGTCAAAAGCCTTCAAGGCGTATCAGGGCGCGTTCGGCGCCCAAGCGCGCCCGGCGCCCAAGAGCGAAACCACGTTCGACGTGGACCTGGCCCGCAAGGAAGGATTGACCGATCGCGCCCCTGCCTGACCCGGGCGCTGCGACCCGAGGCGTTTTGTCAGGTGTCCGCCCTAGTCTCGCCGCATTAGGAAGACGACAGTGTCGCTTCCGAGATGAGAAGAGGGTTTGCCCCCATGGTTCGCAGCCTGATGCTGGGCGCTTGCGCCGCGTTGTTTTCCGCCACGGCCTTCGCCCAATTGCCTGAGCCGCTTGAGCAGGCGCTTTCCGCGCCGATCAATGACCGTGAGGCGGCGCGCATAGATATGCGCATTGGCGTCAATAACGACCGCATCATGGTGCGTATGGTCGAATCCGAGACCGGTGACAGCGATTACACGCTGCTGGCGCCGCCGGAAGACACCCTCAATGAAGCCCAGCGGGAGCTGTGGGACGATCTTCTGGATGACGACGAAGATGAAACCGCGGACGAAGAGGGCGGCTTCAGCGCCGAGGATTTCGATCCTGAAGAGCTGCGCCGGATCATGGGCGAGGATGTCAGCCTGCTGCGTGAAGAAGACGGTCGCCTGATCTATGGCTTCGTGCCGCTCGCCATGCCGGACTCAGAGGGCGAGCCGGACCGGACCGAGCAGCGGATGCTCGAGGCGATGCAGGGTGAAGTTCACGTCAATGCGGCCAACGGCCATGTGCAGGCGTTCCATCTCAGGCTCCAAGAGAGCGTGAAGCCCAATTTCGCGGCTCGCATCGACGGCTTCCAGTTCCTGCAGGATTACGTCTTTGACGAAGCGGTGAACGGCCCGCGGCTTGCGAGCTTGCACTTCAACATCGCCGGGTCTGCGGCGTTCCAGTCCTTTGACGAGAACATGACCATCGAGATTCTCGACATTGAATGGGCTGCGCCGGCTGCAGGCGGACCGGTTGTTGAGGCGGCGGAGTCGCACTAATTCGGCGGTATGGCGCTGAATCTTGTCAAATTGTGCGTGGGCGTGGACTCGGTTGAGCAGCTGCAAGGCTGGCTCGACCGTCATGACGGACAGCCCACAAAGCACACCACGCGCATGACGCCAAAACGCAAGGATGAAATCCTGGCGGGCGGGTCTCTGTACTGGGTGATCAAACGCGTGATCCAGGTGCGCCAGACCGTGCTCGATCTGGAAGAGTTCACCGATTCCGAAGGGATCAAGCGCTGCAATATCTGGCTTGAGAACAAGCTGGTGCGTACGGCGCCGTCGCCCCGGCGCGCGTTTCAGGGCTGGCGGTATCTGAAAGCGGAAGATGCGCCTGCGGACCTGACAGAACATGCGGGCGGCGAGGACCTGCCTGAGGATCTACGTCTCAAGCTGATCGAGCTGGGCGCCTGGTAGCCTACTTTTTCGGAGCTGGGCGATTGTCGATCAGGCGCGTCTTGCCCACGCGCACCGCCGCCAGCACGCGCGCATCCCGGTCAATCGGACCTGAGGGCAAGGCTTCCAGGCTGTCGGCGTCACGCGCCACCACATAATCCACGCCGTCAAACGCCGATTGCGCCTTGAGTTGGGACTGATGCTGGGCGTCCGCCACATTCGCACCGCTCGACAACGCGTCCGCGAATTCGCGCAAGATCACATTCAGCCGCGCAGCGCGTTCGCGTTCGGTGGCGTTCAGATAGACATTGCGCGAGGAGAGGGCGAGGCCGTCGGCCTCGCGCACGGTCTCGCCGCCCTGGATCTCGACGGGCAGATTGAGGTCTGTGACCATGCGCCGGATCACCATGAGCTGCTGGTAGTCCTTCTCCCCAAACACGGCCACATCCGGCTGGACCTGGTTGAGCAGCTTGCAGACCACGGTCGCGACGCCGTTGAAGAAATGCGGGCGCGACACGCTTTCCATGCCGTGCGACGGACCGGTCAGCGAAACGCTGGTGACAAACCCCTCAGGATACATTTCACGCGCATCCGGCGCGTAGAGCAGATGGGCGCCCGTTTCCGCCAGCTTGTCCGCATCCTGTTCCAGCGTTCGCGGATAGGCGTCAAAATCCTCGCCGGGCGCAAACTGGGTCGGGTTGACGAACACGCTCGCCACAACGCGATCCGCCGAGGCCAGCGCTTGCTTTACAAGCGCAAGATGCCCTGCATGCAAGGCGCCCATGGTCGGCACGAAACCGATGCGCAGACCGTCGGCACGCCATTGACGGACCTGGTCTCTGACAGCGGCGATGGAATAGGCGGCGGGCAGGGCGAGTTCGGGACCGTGTGTCACGGCGGCCTCCTGGGCGAAAATAGCGGCTGCACGCTAGCCTTAGCCGTGGCAGTCTCGCAAGCGTGCGACTCGGTTTAGGGAATAAAGCATGCGCTTGGTCTTGATCATGATAGCGACGCTGGGTCTGACGGGCTGTGTCAGCATGGGCTCTCCCTCGATCGAGGGACGCGCCCGGCCTGCGCTTGAACTGGCGCAGCTTCTGGAAGAGACAGCCGCCCGTCATCCGGACCGCGTAGAGGCAGCCAGCGCCGAAATGGGGGCCTTGCGGGCCGCGCTGCTGACTCCTCCGCAAACCGTATCCATGACGCCCCAAACGACGACCCCGCCGATGTCTTTCGCCTCTGCGCCGGATCTTGAGGACGCGCAAAGCCTTCTGTACGCGGCGCATCTGGCGTCCTACCGGCTGTTGAGCAACGCCGAGATCGGCTGGCGACAACTGGGCGTGCAATTGCCGTCCCTGTCAGATACAGAGCCGCGCGTTGAGCGCGTGCAACTGGATCAGGGCGAGTTCCTGCGCCTGAAAGCGGGGCCCTTTGACAGCCGGTCCGAAGCACAGGCCCTGTGTGCGCAGGCGGAAGCGGCCGGGCTTTGGTGTCAGGCCACGCACTTTACCGGTGAAGCGCTGCCCGGTTAGGTCCATAACAGACCTTTCGAATATCTGCGGAGCGTGCTAGCGCCGCAGGCAATAAGGGTTTGGGGAGTCGTAACCGTGTCTGCTGGCGCCGTTGAGTCACCAGGTCGCGCCGCTGAGGGCGCGCATGTGATCGTGGTCGGAAATGAGAAGGGCGGCGCGGGCAAGTCCACCGTCGCTATTCATCTGGCCGTGGCTCTGATGCGCATGGGCCAAACGGTGGGCGTGATCGATCTCGACCTGCGCCAGGCCAGCCTGACCCGACATCTGGATAATCGCCGCCGGTGGGCCGATGCCCGCGGCGTCACCCTGCCCATGCCGGTCCAGGGGCGCTTGCCGATCTCTCAATCGCGCTCTCTTGATGATGTGGAATCCGAAGAACGGGCCGCCTGGGAGGAAACCCTGGGCCAGCTCAGACGCGGCTGTGACTTCATCATTGTGGATTCACCCGGCGGCGACACGCATTACGCCCGGCTCGCCCATGCCAGCGCCGACACACTGATCACGCCCATCAATGACAGCTTTGTGGACTTCGCCCTGCTGGCGGAGATTGACGGCGACAGCTTTGAAGTGGGCCGCCCCAGCGTCTATTCCGAAATGGTCTGGGAATGCCGCAAGCGCAAAGCCATGCGCGAGCGCAAATCCATAGACTGGCTGGTCATGCGCAACCGCATCTCCAATCTGGATTCCCGCAACAAGCGCCGTGTGGGCAAAGGTCTGAAAGCCCTGTCAGAGCGCGTCGGTTTCCGCCTCGCGCCGGGCTTTTCCGAGCGTGTGATCTATCGCGAGCTGTTTCCGGCCGGGTTGACCTTGCTGGATCTGACCGAAGCGGGATCGTCCATGACCTTCACCATGAGCCATGTGGCCGCGCGCCAGGAATTGCGCGAGCTGCTGATCGTGCTCAAACTGCCCGGACTGAGCGGAAAGCCGTTTCCGTTCTGATGGTGATCTGAGGACGATTGATGATCCTTTACGGACTTTTGGCGCTGGCGGCCCTGGCGATCGTGTTCCTCGTGGTGATGACGCGCCTGCCGTCGAAAGATGCGGCGCGGCTGCTGCGTTGGGTTCTGGGAATTGGTGGTGTTGTGCTGGGGGCCTTGCTGACCGTGCGCGGCCTGGCGGTGGCGGGCGTGCCGCTGATCGGGGCGTCCCTGGGCTTTCTGGGCGTCGCCATGCGCGGCGGGAAGCCGGGCCAGGGCGGTGGCGATGGCAACACAGGCTCCGCGCCTTCGCGAACTGGCATGAGTATGGAGGAGGCGCGCGCCATTCTGGGTGTTGGCCCCGACGCGGATGAAGCCGAAATCCGCAAGGCGCACCGCGCCATGATGAAGAAGGTCCATCCCGATCAGGGCGGTACAGATGCGCTCGCCGCCAAGGTCCAGCAAGCGCGCGACGTTCTGTTGGACGATTAAGCGGCCGGGGGGACGGCGAAACAGGATTCCCCGCTCGCTTCCAGGCGCTGGCAGATGGATTGCGCGCGAGAGCCGTCAAGGCCGGCATAGCGCGCCCGCCAGAGCTGGCGGCCATTGCGCTGCATCGGCTCCACACGCGCTTGCGCATCGCCCAGCAAGGTATGCAGTCCCATCATCGCAACGCTTTCAAGGCGAGCGGAGGCGGCGGCTTGTGACGTGTAGGCGCCAACTTGCACAGCCCAGCCTGAAGGCGTTTCAGGCGCGCTGAAGGTGCGCAGACCGTCGAGCGGCTCAAGCTCGACCCGCGCCGCCGGGACGCCAGGCGCGGAGCCCTGCGCCGTCTGGGCGGGTAGCGTGGTGAGTTCGGCCGTCAGAATTTCCTGCTCCCGCACGGGGTTGAGCCGCGGCATGTTCAACGCCGCCAGCATCCGGCTCTCAGAGCGGGCGTTGATAGCGGAATACGCGGCTTCGATCAGCTCGCGCGCATGGGCGTCGCGCACAGAGGCGGAGGCCCCGCCCATCACCACAGCGATGATGCGATGACCGTCACGCTCGGCGCTGGCGGCCAGATTGAAGCCTGAAGCGCGGATATAGCCGGTTTTCAGGCCGTCCACGCCGGGTTGGTCGCCCACCAGCGTATTGTGGGTGCGATGGGTGACGCCGTTCCATCGGAACCGGGTCTCGCTGAAGTACGCGTAATACTGAGGAAAATCACGGTGAAGCGCATAGGCCAGGCGGGCGATGTCGCGCGCCGTGGTCTGCTGTCGCGCATCGGGCAGTCCTGATGCGTTGCGAAACACGGTGTTCGCCATGCCCAGCTCTCGGGCGCGCGCTGTCATCACTGCGGCGAATTGGGCTTCGTCGCCCTCCAGATGTTCAGCCACGGCGACCGCCACGTCATTGGCGCTCTGGATGATCAGGGCGCGGATCGCGGTTTCTACGGTCAGCGTCTGTCCCGCCTGCAGGCCCAGCCGGGAGGCCGGACGGCTGGCGGCTTCAGTCGACGCAGTGATCGGGTCATCCAGGGCGAGCTCGCCGCGCTCCAGCGCGTCAAACAGCATGTAGAGGGTCATCATCTTGGTCAGCGAGGCGGGATACCGTAACGCATCCGCCCGCCGGGCGTGCAGAATCTCACCCGTCTGCATATCCGCCACGAAAGCGGCGTAACGCTCGCTCGCCTCGGCGCGGGGGGCGAGGGCGATGACGGCGCTGAAGCAAAGCAAGACGAGGAAAATGCGTGCCATAGGGGCAGTGTCGCCGCTAACCCCTTGCTCGAGCGTTAACTGTGCCGGATTCTCTGTCTGTGCAGGGGTGCGACGTTTTGTGCAGCGCACAATAAATGCTTGACGGGGCGCTGTTCAGGGGGCATATATGCTGCACCTGCTAACACAACAGGAAACGCATGGAGCCCAAAATGGCGAACGCGACTCCGAATTCTACTGCGTCAGAGACGCTTCAAACGGACGCTGAGACAGCGAAAACCGGCGAGGCGGCTCAATCGGAAGCGAAGTCTGTGGCTGCTGCCGAGCCGGCCAAGCAATCGGCTCAACCCGCAAAACCGGTCGCAAAAGCGCCGGCGAAACGGGCCGCCAAGAAGACGACGGGTCAAAGCAAAGCCCGAAAACCCTCGCCCCCGCGCAAATATTCTGGAGACAAGTCGATGACCGCAACGAAAAACACCGCCAAAGACACGATCGAAACCATGACCACCGCGTCCAACGAAGCCCTGAAAGACGGCTTTGAAAAGTCCATGAACGCGGTGAACGAATTCAGCGCGTTCCACAAGGACAGCGTGGACGCCGTGATCGCGTCGAGCACCACCGCCGCCAAATCCATCGAAGAACTGAACGCCGCCAATCTGGCCTTCGCCAAGAAAACCATGGAAGACGGCATGACCGCCGCCAAATCCATGGCTGGCGCGAAATCGGTTCAGGAACTGATCGAGATCCAGTCCGACTACACCAAGTCGTCCATGGACGCTCTGCTGGCTGAGATGAACAAGAGTTCCGACCTGATGTCGAGCCTGTTCAAGGACTCCTTCAAGCCGATCAACGAGCGCTTCTCCGCCGCCCTGGAACTGATGCAGTCCCAGCGCTAGGCGCACCTTATCGCCGGGCGTCGCCTCGACGCGTCGCCCGGCCCCAAGTCCTCCCTGACTGGTCCGGCGTCCGCGTCGGACCATTTTTTTGTCCGCTTTCCACGGACATTTGGGCTGCGAACTGTCTTGTGATCAGTTGAGGGGGTTCTCTGTAACCTTCCTGCGCTTATTTAATATCAAGACTGATTGCCGCGGCTGAAAAACCGGATCAAGCTGGGGCGTAACGCTAGCGAGACGCCAGACTGCCCATGAGTGAGCCGAACAAGCCAGACCTGCCCGATCAGGAGACCGGCGTAACAGTAAAGCCGCGCGCTCGGACCAAGCGTCCGTCGATGTACAAGGTTTTGCTGCTCAATGACGACTACACCCCCATGGAGTTCGTCATCGAGGTTCTGGTGCGTATTTTTCACAAGGGGCAAGAAGACGCGACTCGCATCATGCTCCATGTGCACCAACATGGAGTCGGCGTGTGTGGCGTTTTCACATACGAGGTCGCCGAAACCAAGGTGGCCCAGGTCATAGACGCTGCGCGCCGTGCTCAGCACCCGTTACAGTGCACGATGGAAAAGGATTAGGCCTTGCCCTCTTTCTCACCCACTCTCGAACGTTCCCTGCATCGCGCCCTGACGGCCGCGACCGAACGCAAGCACGAATACGCAACTCTGGAGCATCTGCTGCTCTCGCTGTGTGAAGACGTGGATGCGTCCGCGGTGATGCGCGCCTGCGACGTGGATGTGGACGAACTTCGCGACACGCTCAACGAGTATGTGGACGAAGAACTGGCGAGTCTCATCGTGGACGATGGCGAGGACGCCAAGCCCACAGCCGGCTTCCAGCGCGTCATCCAGCGCGCGGTCATCCACGTCCAGAATTCCGGTCGCGATGAAGTGACAGGCGCAAACGTGCTGGTCGCGCTGTTCGCCGAGCGTGAAAGCCACGCCGCCTATTTCCTCGCTGAACGCGACATGACCCGCTATGACGCGGTCAATTACATCTCCCACGGCATCTCCAAGAAGCCCGGCGAATCCGAAGCGCGACCCGCCAGGGGCGCGGACGAGGACGCCGCCGAGCTGGGCGAGGGCGCCGAGGAGAAGGATGACGCGCTGTCGGCTTATTGTGTGGATCTGAACGAAAAGGCTCGCGAGGGCGGCGTCGATCCGCTGATCGGGCGTGAGCATGAAGTCGAGCGCTGCATTCAGGTTCTGTGCCGTCGCCGCAAGAACAACCCGCTTCTGGTGGGCGATCCCGGCGTTGGCAAGACCGCCATCGCTGAAGGTCTGGCGCGCAAGATCGTCGAGCACCAGGTGCCTGAGGTTCTGGCGGAAGCCACGATCTATTCGCTCGACATGGGCGCTCTGCTGGCGGGCACCCGCTATCGCGGCGACTTTGAAGAGCGCGTCAAACAGGTGGTCAAGGCGCTCGAAGCGCGCCCGAACGCGGTGCTCTTCATCGACGAGATCCACACAGTCATCGGCGCCGGCGCCACGTCTGGCGGCGCGATGGATGCGTCCAATCTTTTGAAGCCGGCCCTTCAACAAGGCGGCCTGCGCTGCATGGGCTCGACCACCTACAAGGAATACCGTCAGCATTTCGAGAAAGACCGCGCCCTGGCGCGTCGCTTCCAGAAGATCGACGTGAAAGAGCCGTCTGTTCCTGACGCCATCAAAATTCTGGCGGGTTTGAAGCCTTATTTCGAGGATTTCCACGATATTCGCTTCACCGCCGAGGCGCTGAAAACCGCCGTTGAGTTGTCAGATCGCTATATCGGCGACCGGAAACTGCCCGATAAAGCGATCGACGTGATCGACGAGGCGGGCGCCTCCATGCGTCTGGTGCCGCAGTCCAAACGCAAGAAAACGATCGGCGTCAAAGAGATCGAAGCGGTGGTCGCCAAAATCGCCCGCATCCCTCCGAAGTCGGTCTCCAAGTCCGATGAGTCCGTGCTGCGCGATCTTGAAACCTCATTGAAGCGCGTGGTGTTTGGCCAGGACGACGCCATCGAGAAGCTGGCGAGCGCCATCAAGCTGGCGCGCGCCGGCTTGCGTGAACCCAACAAGCCCATCGGCTCTTACCTGTTCTCCGGCCCGACCGGGGTGGGCAAGACCGAAGTGGCCCGACAGCTGGCGGACACGCTGGGCGTGGAGCTGCTGCGCTTTGACATGTCCGAATACATGGAACGTCACACGGTGAGCCGCCTTCTGGGCGCGCCTCCGGGCTATGTGGGCTATGATCAGGGCGGCCAGTTGACGGACGCTATCGACCAGCATCCGCACTCGGTGCTGCTGCTTGATGAGATCGAGAAGGCGCACCCGGATATCTTCAACATCCTGTTGCAGGTGATGGATAATGGTCAGCTGACCGACGCCAACGGCAAGTCCGTGGACTGCCGCAACGTCATCCTGATTATGACCTCGAACGCGGGCGCCGCCGACGCCGCCAAGGAAGCCATCGGCTTTGGCCGCGGCAAGCGCGATGGCGAGGATCAGGCCGCCATCGAGCGTCTGTTCACGCCGGAATTCCGCAACCGTCTGGACGCCATCATTCCGTTCGCGGGGCTCAAGCTCGATGTGATCGGCCGCGTGGTCGAGAAGTTCGTCCTGCAGCTTGAGGCGCAACTGGCCGATCGCGGTGTCACGTTCGAGCTGACCGAGGCCGCCAATCGCTGGCTCGGCGAGCGCGGCTATGACGAGAAGTTCGGCGCCCGTCCGCTGGGCCGGGTCATCCAGGATCATATCAAGAAGCCGCTGGCGGAAGAGATCCTGTTTGGTCAGCTCAAAAAGGGCGGCGTGGTGAAGGTCGATGTGGATGCGGCGGATCCTGAACGTCTCGATTTCGAGATCATTCCGGGCGACCGTCTCAATGACGCCAAACCCAAGCGCAAAAAGAAAAAGACCGAAGAGCCGGTCAAGTGAAGCGCTTAAGCCTTCTGAACGCGCCGCTGGTTCTCAGCGGCGCGTTTTTTCTGGGGGCGAGCGCGTCTGCGCAAACGCCCGATTATCGCGCTGACGCAATCCATCTGCTTGAGCTGATCGATACTGAGTACGCCTATGCGCATCGCTTTGACGGGCGAAACCCGGCGCGTGGCGCGCAGGGCGTCGACCCTGACAGCGTCACCGATGCGGCCAGCCTGTTACGCTTTGCGGAATGCGCGGTGAATGCGCTGCAAGACCATCACGCCATTCTGGGCGTCTCTTCGCCGCGCTCTTACGGGCTGACGCCCAGCTATAATGATCTCTGGGTCGAGGTGCGCGAGGGCGCCTATGTGGTCACAGATGTGCGCGCCGGTTCTCCCGCCCAGGCAGCGGGTGTGCAGCCGGGGTGGCGGATCGCCTCTGTCGCGGGTCAATCCCTGGATGAGGCGGTCACAGGCCTCTGTGGCGGCCCTTTCGAGACTGACGCCGCAAAAGGCTTCGCCGCCCGCGTGCTCGCGGCGGGACCGCGCGATCAGGCGCGCGAATTCGTCTTT includes:
- a CDS encoding cupin-like domain-containing protein, producing the protein MTDPVLIDWNEDKRKDFRAGVVTARHRLHMDPAFSELALAALLNRHPKDLTDICTMGDDPTDRESWRAGEGGDLKGRELIDAVRAGKLWINLRQAMDTDAIYKPIFEALIAQLKRLNPGFNPLRAYGGILISSPRAQVFYHSDVSETLLLHVKGKKRFRIYPPRAPFVDEQSMEAILHKTQTEDVPFDPSWDAQAAQIDLDPGAFVSWPLHSPHRVENLEGLNVSITVEMVTPQSTLQNGVYHANGVMRQAGWTPRTASTRGVQAYAKLGLSKAFKAYQGAFGAQARPAPKSETTFDVDLARKEGLTDRAPA
- a CDS encoding DUF1489 family protein; this translates as MALNLVKLCVGVDSVEQLQGWLDRHDGQPTKHTTRMTPKRKDEILAGGSLYWVIKRVIQVRQTVLDLEEFTDSEGIKRCNIWLENKLVRTAPSPRRAFQGWRYLKAEDAPADLTEHAGGEDLPEDLRLKLIELGAW
- the panC gene encoding pantoate--beta-alanine ligase, translated to MTHGPELALPAAYSIAAVRDQVRQWRADGLRIGFVPTMGALHAGHLALVKQALASADRVVASVFVNPTQFAPGEDFDAYPRTLEQDADKLAETGAHLLYAPDAREMYPEGFVTSVSLTGPSHGMESVSRPHFFNGVATVVCKLLNQVQPDVAVFGEKDYQQLMVIRRMVTDLNLPVEIQGGETVREADGLALSSRNVYLNATERERAARLNVILREFADALSSGANVADAQHQSQLKAQSAFDGVDYVVARDADSLEALPSGPIDRDARVLAAVRVGKTRLIDNRPAPKK
- a CDS encoding SPOR domain-containing protein, yielding MRLVLIMIATLGLTGCVSMGSPSIEGRARPALELAQLLEETAARHPDRVEAASAEMGALRAALLTPPQTVSMTPQTTTPPMSFASAPDLEDAQSLLYAAHLASYRLLSNAEIGWRQLGVQLPSLSDTEPRVERVQLDQGEFLRLKAGPFDSRSEAQALCAQAEAAGLWCQATHFTGEALPG
- a CDS encoding division plane positioning ATPase MipZ translates to MSAGAVESPGRAAEGAHVIVVGNEKGGAGKSTVAIHLAVALMRMGQTVGVIDLDLRQASLTRHLDNRRRWADARGVTLPMPVQGRLPISQSRSLDDVESEERAAWEETLGQLRRGCDFIIVDSPGGDTHYARLAHASADTLITPINDSFVDFALLAEIDGDSFEVGRPSVYSEMVWECRKRKAMRERKSIDWLVMRNRISNLDSRNKRRVGKGLKALSERVGFRLAPGFSERVIYRELFPAGLTLLDLTEAGSSMTFTMSHVAARQELRELLIVLKLPGLSGKPFPF
- a CDS encoding J domain-containing protein → MILYGLLALAALAIVFLVVMTRLPSKDAARLLRWVLGIGGVVLGALLTVRGLAVAGVPLIGASLGFLGVAMRGGKPGQGGGDGNTGSAPSRTGMSMEEARAILGVGPDADEAEIRKAHRAMMKKVHPDQGGTDALAAKVQQARDVLLDD
- a CDS encoding D-alanyl-D-alanine carboxypeptidase, whose amino-acid sequence is MARIFLVLLCFSAVIALAPRAEASERYAAFVADMQTGEILHARRADALRYPASLTKMMTLYMLFDALERGELALDDPITASTEAASRPASRLGLQAGQTLTVETAIRALIIQSANDVAVAVAEHLEGDEAQFAAVMTARARELGMANTVFRNASGLPDARQQTTARDIARLAYALHRDFPQYYAYFSETRFRWNGVTHRTHNTLVGDQPGVDGLKTGYIRASGFNLAASAERDGHRIIAVVMGGASASVRDAHARELIEAAYSAINARSESRMLAALNMPRLNPVREQEILTAELTTLPAQTAQGSAPGVPAARVELEPLDGLRTFSAPETPSGWAVQVGAYTSQAAASARLESVAMMGLHTLLGDAQARVEPMQRNGRQLWRARYAGLDGSRAQSICQRLEASGESCFAVPPAA
- a CDS encoding phasin family protein, whose product is MTATKNTAKDTIETMTTASNEALKDGFEKSMNAVNEFSAFHKDSVDAVIASSTTAAKSIEELNAANLAFAKKTMEDGMTAAKSMAGAKSVQELIEIQSDYTKSSMDALLAEMNKSSDLMSSLFKDSFKPINERFSAALELMQSQR
- the clpS gene encoding ATP-dependent Clp protease adapter ClpS is translated as MSEPNKPDLPDQETGVTVKPRARTKRPSMYKVLLLNDDYTPMEFVIEVLVRIFHKGQEDATRIMLHVHQHGVGVCGVFTYEVAETKVAQVIDAARRAQHPLQCTMEKD
- the clpA gene encoding ATP-dependent Clp protease ATP-binding subunit ClpA, which codes for MPSFSPTLERSLHRALTAATERKHEYATLEHLLLSLCEDVDASAVMRACDVDVDELRDTLNEYVDEELASLIVDDGEDAKPTAGFQRVIQRAVIHVQNSGRDEVTGANVLVALFAERESHAAYFLAERDMTRYDAVNYISHGISKKPGESEARPARGADEDAAELGEGAEEKDDALSAYCVDLNEKAREGGVDPLIGREHEVERCIQVLCRRRKNNPLLVGDPGVGKTAIAEGLARKIVEHQVPEVLAEATIYSLDMGALLAGTRYRGDFEERVKQVVKALEARPNAVLFIDEIHTVIGAGATSGGAMDASNLLKPALQQGGLRCMGSTTYKEYRQHFEKDRALARRFQKIDVKEPSVPDAIKILAGLKPYFEDFHDIRFTAEALKTAVELSDRYIGDRKLPDKAIDVIDEAGASMRLVPQSKRKKTIGVKEIEAVVAKIARIPPKSVSKSDESVLRDLETSLKRVVFGQDDAIEKLASAIKLARAGLREPNKPIGSYLFSGPTGVGKTEVARQLADTLGVELLRFDMSEYMERHTVSRLLGAPPGYVGYDQGGQLTDAIDQHPHSVLLLDEIEKAHPDIFNILLQVMDNGQLTDANGKSVDCRNVILIMTSNAGAADAAKEAIGFGRGKRDGEDQAAIERLFTPEFRNRLDAIIPFAGLKLDVIGRVVEKFVLQLEAQLADRGVTFELTEAANRWLGERGYDEKFGARPLGRVIQDHIKKPLAEEILFGQLKKGGVVKVDVDAADPERLDFEIIPGDRLNDAKPKRKKKKTEEPVK